A window of the Vespa velutina chromosome 7, iVesVel2.1, whole genome shotgun sequence genome harbors these coding sequences:
- the LOC124950628 gene encoding ras-like protein family member 10B translates to MDRQRKESEHFSKSFLNANKRLLELDLDYLERRGGETISCENLENGSKEEESPADSLDRVKVVFLGAPGVGKSSIIRQFVWSEFSEEYRPTEKRETFYPSVVLADRLYELKITDLPTIPFFPVSSHLEWTDFRYYGLRSATAYVLVFDLSNQETFQYIRKLREQIYEARDMRGVPLLVVGNKQDELSSSVASGTRYRDIVNLVRKHWRCGYVECSARFNCRVVQVFRELMKSIQAVEGRPPSPIPAPSSQPLRSHQHDSSEKCILL, encoded by the exons ATGGATcgacaaaggaaagaaagcgAACATTTTTCTAAATCGTTTCTCAACGCTAATAAAAGACTACTAG AACTGGATCTAGACTATTTGGAGAGGAGGGGCGGTGAGACAATAAGCTGTGAAAACTTGGAAAACGGAtcgaaagaggaggagagccCGGCAGACAGTCTGGATCGAGTTAAGGTCGTTTTCCTCGGGGCACCTGGCGTGGGAAAGTCCAGTATAATTCGA CAATTCGTTTGGAGCGAATTCTCGGAGGAATACAGGCCCACTGAAAAACGTGAGACGTTTTACCCGAGCGTTGTACTAGCCGATCGATTGTACGAATTGAAAATCACAGATCTACCAACGATTCCGTTCTTTCCCGTGAGTTCACACCTGGAATGGACGGATTTCCGTTATTATGGACTACGAAGCGCCACCGCCTACGTTCTAGTATTCGATCTGAGCAATCAGGAGACTTTTCAA TATATCAGAAAATTACGCGAGCAGATCTACGAGGCACGAGATATGAGAGGTGTACCTCTTTTAGTGGTTGGCAATAAACAAGATGAGCTCTCAAGCAGTGTAGCTTCCGGTACAAGGTACAGGGATATCGTCAATCTCGTACGAAAGCATTGGAGATGCGGTTACGTTGAGTGCAGCGCAAGATTCAACTGTCGTGTCGTACAG GTTTTTCGAGAATTAATGAAGAGTATTCAAGCCGTAGAAGGAAGACCGCCATCGCCAATACCTGCACCGTCATCGCAGCCTTTGCGTTCTCATCAGCATGACAGCAGCGAGAAATGCATTCTTCTCTGA
- the LOC124950630 gene encoding probable citrate synthase, mitochondrial, which translates to MKVSTTRGVPSTSTNLKEALCEKIPVHYDLLRNFRKEHGQSVISRITVDNVYDGLQGVNTMVRETSENDSKYGIRYRGLTIPEVLNLLPRNGTSPSVEAVFWLLLTGDVPTQEQTNSLINDWSSRRQRRKEWWSGPGGGIVGSVLQNLPDNVTPLGRLSIALTVLQTDKHTKKALQNGALNHTHWEHIYEDSMELLAALPAIIGLVGKGRELRNVTEGGDWIDFLLECLSNTSEDLKGRTTSVGDFLRLYVSLNADEDGGVPGVHITQISGASYLDISQALASGVLVYENEPITGTMFQYMEFQKKVRSILGTKPKEETLKDFLTSFIKENKLIGHKETRFLDSRYAALLNHVKTYLPGDAEVKLSQDITRVLTFLMKNTKNKNIFPEVNSIAAPMFQFYGLKDMKFNQVLLCMSRALGAIASIIWTRAINAPIEQPKSNSTYTYFYSLRDIRNKMKKRTRIKHLTKFTS; encoded by the exons atgaagGTCAGTACAACGAGAGGCGTTCCAAGTACAAGTACAAATTTGAAGGAAGCTCTATGCGAAAAAATTCCGGTTCATTATGATCTCCttcgaaattttcgaaaagaacACGGTCAATCTGTGATCAGTCGTATTACTGTGGACAATGTATACGATGGTCTTCAAGGTGTCAATACAATGGTCAGAGAAACGTCAGAAAATGATTCCAAGTATGGG attagGTACCGTGGATTAACTATCCCAGAAGTTTTAAATCTTCTTCCACGTAATGGAACATCTCCAAGTGTTGAAGCTGTTTTTTGGTTACTATTAACCGGCGACGTACCCACTCAAGAACAGACAAATTCATTGATTAATGATTGGTCCTCTCgacgacaaagaagaaaagaatggtgGTCAGGACCAGGTGGTGGAATCGTTGGTTCTGTTCTTCAAAATTTACCGGACAACGTGACACCATTGGGAAGACTCTCGATCGCTTTGACTGTTCTTCAAACAGATAAACACACGAAAAAGGCTCTTCAGAACGGAGCTCTGAATCATACTCATTGGGAG caTATTTACGAGGACAGCATGGAACTATTAGCAGCGTTACCAGCCATTATTGGCCTCGTTGGCAAAGGTCGAGAGTTGAGAAACGTGACGGAAGGAGGTGACTggatagattttcttttagaatGTTTGAGCAATACTTCGGAGGATTTAAAAGGCAGGACAACATCTGTTGgagattttcttcgtttatacGTCAGTTTAAATGC TGATGAAGATGGTGGTGTACCTGGTGTTCATATAACACAAATTTCGGGAGCTTCATACTTAGATATTAGTCAGGCATTAGCTTCAGGAGTTTTGGTTTATGAAAATGAACCGATTACGGGAACGATGTTTCAA tacatggaatttcaaaaaaaagtaagaagtaTTTTGGGTACTAAACCTAAGGAAGAAACATTGAAAGATTTTTTGACgtcttttattaaagaaaataaattgattggaCATAAGGAAACTCGATTCCTTGATTCACGTTACGCGGCACTTTTAAATCATGTTAAAACATATTTACCTGGTGATGCAGAAGTAAAG ctTTCTCAAGATATTACGCGAGTTTTAACATTTCTgatgaaaaatacgaaaaacaaaaatatctttccaGAAGTTAACAGCATAGCTGCTCCAATGTTTCAG ttttatGGACTGAAAGATATGAAATTCAATCAAGTATTACTCTGTATGTCACGAGCATTGGGAGCAATTGCTTCGATTATTTGGACTAGAGCGATCAATGCACCAATTGAACAACCAAAATCAAAcagtacatatacatatttttattcgcttcgagatattcgtaataaaatgaaaaaaaggactcgaattaaacatttaacaaaatttactTCGTAA